One Setaria viridis chromosome 5, Setaria_viridis_v4.0, whole genome shotgun sequence genomic region harbors:
- the LOC117854418 gene encoding uncharacterized protein has product MTRKQPAARRRGGGGGGGAVAGEGTTRAALKRGAWTPEEDELLARAVAREGEGRWRTLPRRAGLLRCGKSCRLRWMNYLRPDIKRGPIAADEEDLIVRLHRLLGNRWSLIAGRLPGRTDNEIKNYWNSHLSKKLIARGIDPRTHTPLAAAAAPAPDKTPPPPPAVKPKPPVAPPPPPPPEQPGSSSGAGGVGDDDDGGRDFPAMTGLGADVFEGLDDPFCALDAAGRGGFGMGCAMVDDGTFSSFLDSLVSENQLAYYFGDHKNAEGGDNDDQAGA; this is encoded by the exons ATGACGCGGAAGCAgccagcggcgcggcggcggggcgggggcgggggcgggggcgccgtCGCGGGCGAGGGGACGACGAGGGCGGCGCTGAAGCGGGGGGCGTggacgccggaggaggacgagctgCTGGCGCGGGCCGTGGCCCGGGAGGGGGAAGGGCGGTGGCGCACGctgccgcggcgcgcgggcctGCTGCGctgcggcaagagctgccgcCTCCGCTGGATGAACTACCTCAGGCCGGACATCAAGCGCGGGCccatcgccgccgacgaggaggacctcatcgtccgcctccaccgcctgctCGGCAACCG GTGGTCGCTGATCGCCGGGCGGCTGCCTGGGCGCacggacaacgagatcaagaactactggaacTCCCACCTCAGCAAGAAGCTCATCGCGCGGGGGATCGACCCGCGGACGCAcacgccgctggccgccgccgctgctcctgctcctgacaagacgccgccgcctccaccggcaGTCAAGCCCAAGCctccggtggcgccgccgccgccgccaccgccagagcAGCCGGGTTCTTcgtccggcgcgggcggcgttggagacgacgacgacggaggcCGCGACTTCCCCGCCATGACGGGCCTCGGCGCCGATGTCTTCGAAGGACTGGATGATCCGTTCTGCGCCCTGGACGCCGCGGGTCGTGGCGGCTTCGGCATGGGCTGCGCCATGGTCGACGACGGCACCTTCTCCTCGTTCCTGGACTCGCTGGTCAGCGAGAATCAATTGGCCTATTACTTCGGCGATCACAAGAACGCTGAGGGTGGTGACAACGATGATCAGGCTGGAGCTTAG
- the LOC117857471 gene encoding uncharacterized protein: MGAFRFQTVVAQPTQPRAHRHRCERDRRVDDEREHWWAWPVTEMAFAVAPPPVVPPLRPPVALVGWRRRPRATPPRFAVVLAASSGVSGERAPPTFGRLREELLQLHAEADLTQSKANSARVRLVRLTEAAENLKKRAATSVRMGKENEAVDLLVQKKKLTKALENIKERIEVLDKLSAKISEAISIKQNMLIEYALHPGMSNSENSDDMIRVFSSTVNDGVNGAESCDSHLKSVEKESFELRNEAHASMTGYHEQSAFRMADGFSFLNDPDPANSIKNTSSYDGFLEHIDLQMKSLEYEIEQFISSQSVDEVGSEKQRNDKWQRLSDIQMLVKETRERIARILDLTVKETESGDLR; encoded by the exons ATGGGAGCTTTCCGCTTCCAGACCGTAGTGGCCCAGCCCACGCAGCCCAGAGCCCACCGCCACCGGTGTGAGAGAGACCGCCGCGTCGACGACGAGAGAGAGCACTGGTGGGCGTGGCCCGTGACGGAGATGGCcttcgccgtcgcgccgccgccagtggTGCCGCCGCTTCGGCCGCCTGTTGCCCTGGTCGGATGGAGGAGGCGCCCAAGGGCGACCCCTCCGCGGTTCGCCGTCGTCCTGGCGGCGTCTAGCGGAGTCAGCGGAGAAAGGGCCCCGCCGACGTTCGGGCGGCTGCGGGAGgagctcctccagctccacgCCGAAGCCGACCTTACCCAATCCAAAG CAAATAGCGCGAGGGTGAGGCTTGTGCGATTGACCGAGGCTGCTGAGAATCTTAAGAAACGAGCCGCAACCAGTGTCCGAATGGGCAAAGAGAACGAGGCTGTGGATTTACTTGTGCAGAAGAAGAAATTGACCAAAGCCCTGGAGAACATTAAAGAGCGCATTGAAGTACTTGACAAGCTTTCGGCAAAGATTAGTGAG GCAATTTCGATAAAGCAGAACATGTTAATTGAGTATGCATTGCATCCTGGGATGTCTAATAGTGAAAACTCTGATGACATGATAAGGGTTTTCTCCAGTACAGTCAATGATGGAGTCAATGGGGCTGAGAGTTGCGATTCTCATCTAAAATCAGTTGAAAAGGAATCTTTTGAGTTGAGAAATGAGGCACATGCAAGCATGACTGGTTACCATGAGCAAAGTGCATTTCGGATGGCCGATGGCTTCTCATTTTTAAATGATCCTGACCCAGCAAACAGCATAAAGAATACTTCTTCATATGATGGATTTCTAGAGCATATTGATTTACAGATGAAATCATTAGAATATGAAATTGAACAGTTCATCAGTTCCCAATCAGTTGATGAGGTGGGCAGCGAGAAGCAGAGAAATGACAAGTGGCAAAGATTGTCTGACATACAGATGCTTGTAAAGGAAACTAGAGAAAG GATTGCAAGGATTTTGGATCTGACAGTAAAAGAGACTGAATCTGGAGACTTGAGATGA
- the LOC117857470 gene encoding two-pore potassium channel 2 — translation MSSMEEPLLPLVQRDQKYTSKKDRRRSCDVPSRCATSFCPKSNCKANFNTPNHLPPTNENTNMVSPSNIQRVHSSPSIFTSSKETPYADEIDYQSHATTAQYTPSIARQAIVSVILYISIGVLVYMTNVEGFKGKSTFKLVDALYFTIISLCTIGYGDIVPCTNFTKVFTCLFLLVGVRFVDIMLNGLLTNVLDKQRAVLLSTMDDNKLNKVFDTYMIDAKQKRSRGRMKVMLALVVVAGTISICTIIVHEVEGLSWIDSFYLSVISVTTVGYGDKSFSTTAGRLTATVCLLISTLAVAKAFLFLTDLRMDRRNRRTTKWILQKKMDNEPLVAGLDNDPAVSKSDFVIYKLKEMGKIDEKDIAIISDQFNQQEFGKCERIPLVDIIGKL, via the exons ATGTCTTCCATGGAAGAGCCTCTGCTACCTTTGGTCCAGCGCGACCAAAAGTACACTTCCAAGAAAGACAGAAGAAGATCCTGTGATGTTCCAAGCAGGTGCGCAACTTCCTTTTGCCCAAAAAGTAATTGCAAAGCTAACTTCAATACTCCCAATCATTTGCCGCCCACTAATGAAAATACCAATATGGTATCCCCATCAAATATCCAGCGTGTGCACTCTTCACCTTCTATATTCACATCAAGCAAAGAGACACCCTATGCAGATGAGATTGATTACCAAAGTCATGCTACTACTGCACAATATACACCATCAATTGCAAGGCAGGCTATTGTCAGTGTCATCTTGTACATCTCAATAGGGGTCCTTGTGTACATGACAAATGTTGAAGGCTTCAAGGGAAAATCCACATTCAAGCTAGTGGATGCCCTTTACTTCACCATCATTAGTTTGTGCACAATAGGATACGGTGACATAGTCCCTTGTACTAACTTCACAAAGGTGTTCACATGCTTGTTCCTACTAGTTGGTGTTCGTTTTGTTGACATTATGCTAAACGGACTGTTGACAAATGTACTGGACAAGCAGAGGGCAGTTCTACTTAGCACAATGGATGATAACAAGCTCAACAAGGTGTTTGATACCTATATGATTGATGCTAAACAGAAAAGATCAAGAGGGAGGATGAAAGTAATGCTTGCACTAGTGGTTGTAGCAGGCACTATCTCAATTTGCACAATCATAGTGCATGAAGTGGAGGGCCTAAGCTGGATCGATAGTTTCTATTTATCAGTCATTTCTGTTACGACAGTTGGATATGGGGACAAAAGCTTCTCAACAACAGCAGGAAGGCTCACTGCCACTGTGTGCCTGTTGATAAGCACTTTGGCAGTTGCGAAGGCCTTCTTGTTCCTAACAGATCTAAGGATGGACAGAAGAAACAGGCGGACTACAAAATGGATCCTCCAGAAGAAAATGGACAATGAACCACTTGTCGCAGGCCTAGACAACGATCCTGCTGTAAG CAAATCAGACTTTGTGATCTACAAGCTCAAGGAGATGGGGAAGATCGATGAGAAAGACATTGCAATAATCTCCGACCAGTTCAATCAGCAAGAGTTTGGAAAATGTGAAAGGATCCCTCTTGTAGATATAATTGGAAAACTATGA
- the LOC117857952 gene encoding ABC transporter B family member 9 — translation MDAAGGRDGEEKKEEKKGNGGAAAAADKRVSFTGLFRYADGTDVLLMLLGTVGALGNGVTQPIMTVIFGQVIDGFGGAVALDDVLHRVNKAVLNFVYLGIATAVVSFLQVSCWTMTGERQATRIRSLYLKSVLRQDIAFFDVEMTTGQVVSRMSGDTVLVQDAIGEKVGKFQQLIATFIGGFVVAFVKGWLLSLVMLACIPPVVLAGGMVSKMLSKISSKGQTSYGEAGNVVEQTLGAIKTVVSFNGEKQAIAAYNKLIHKAYKAAVEEGITNGFGMGSVFCIFFSSYGLAIWYGGKLVLSKGYSGGDVINILFAIMTGAMSLGNATPCMAAFAEGRSAAYRLFATIKRKPEIDPDDQSGKQLEDIKGDVDLKDVYFSYPARPDQLIFDGFSLHVSSGTTMAIVGESGSGKSTVISLVERFYDPQAGEVLIDGINIKSLRLDWIRGKIGLVNQEPLLFMTSIKDNISYGKEDATIEEIKRAAELANAANFIDKLPNGYDTMVGQRGAQLSGGQKQRIAIARAIIKDPRILLLDEATSALDVESERIVQEALNRIMVNRTTIVVAHRLSTVRNADCISVVQQGKIVEQGPHDELIMNPDGAYSQLIRLQESQEEEEQKLERCMSDKRSKSRSLSLKRSIGRGSAGNSSRHSSTVPFGMPGSVELLEDNDTNGENQKEQADDSEAPKKAPMGRLAALNKPEVPILLLGALAAGVHGVLFPMFGLLISNAIKTFYEPPDKLRKDSSFWGLMCVVLGIVSIISVPVEFFLFGVAGGKLIERIRALSFRSIVHQEVAWFDDPKNSSGALGAKLSVDALNVRRLVGDNLALLAQVTSSLITGLVIAFVADWKLTLIILCAMPLSGAQGYAQVKFLKGFSQDAKMLYEDASQVATDAISSIRTVASFCAEKRVMAIYDHKCEASKNQGVRTGMVGGLGFGFSFMMMYLTYGLCFYVGGQFVRHNKSTFADVFKVFFALMLATIGISQTSALASDSTKAKDSSVSIFALLDRKSKVDSSSDEGLTLDEVKGDIDFRHVSFKYPSRPDVQIFSDFTLHIPSGKTVALVGESGSGKSTVISLLERFYNPDSGTISLDGVEIKSLKVDWLRDQIGLVGQEPVLFNDTIRANIAYGKHGEVTEEELLKVAKAANAHEFISSLPQGYDTTVGERGVQLSGGQKQRVAIARAILKDPKILLLDEATSALDAESERIVQDALDNVMVGRTTVIVAHRLSTIKSADIIAVLKDGVIVEKGRHETLMNIKDGFYASLVELRSASS, via the exons ATGGACGCcgcgggagggagggatggcgaggagaagaaggaagagaagaagggcaacggcggcgccgccgccgccgccgacaagaGGGTGTCGTTCACGGGTCTGTTCCGGTACGCCGACGGCACGGACGTCCTGCTGATGCTCCTCGGCACGGTGGGCGCGCTGGGCAACGGCGTCACGCAGCCCATCATGACGGTCATCTTCGGCCAGGTCATCGACGGcttcggcggcgccgtcgccctGGACGATGTCCTCCACCGCGTCAACAAG GCAGTTCTGAATTTTGTCTACCTGGGCATTGCAACAGCGGTTGTTTCCTTTCTCC AGGTGTCATGCTGGACGATGACAGGAGAAAGGCAGGCAACACGAATTAGATCTCTGTACCTTAAATCTGTCTTGAGACAAGATATAGCTTTCTTTGATGTAGAAATGACAACTGGGCAAGTAGTTTCAAGGATGTCTGGTGATACCGTGCTGGTTCAGGATGCCATTGGTGAGAAG GTCGGCAAGTTCCAACAACTTATTGCTACCTTCATAGGTGGCTTTGTAGTAGCATTCGTAAAAGGATGGCTTTTATCTCTTGTCATGTTGGCATGCATACCTCCAGTAGTTCTGGCTGGAGGAATGGTCTCAAAAATGCTTTCTAAAATCTCTAGCAAGGGGCAAACATCATACGGTGAAGCAGGGAATGTAGTCGAACAGACGCTTGGGGCCATTAAAACA GTTGTCTCCTTCAACGGTGAGAAGCAGGCTATTGCAGCGTACAATAAACTCATACACAAGGCATACAAGGCAGCTGTTGAGGAAGGAATTACCAATGGTTTTGGCATGGGTTCTGTTTTCTGTATATTTTTCTCAAGCTATGGTTTAGCCATATGGTATGGCGGCAAGTTGGTTCTTAGCAAAGGTTACTCAGGAGGAGACGTCATCAATATCTTGTTTGCTATAATGACTGGGGCAAT GTCGTTAGGTAATGCAACACCCTGCATGGCAGCCTTTGCAGAAGGACGATCTGCAGCATACAGATTGTTCGCAACAATCAAGAGGAAACCAGAAATTGACCCTGACGACCAAAGCGGCAAGCAgttagaagacatcaagggtGATGTTGACCTGAAGGATGTGTACTTTAGCTACCCAGCAAGACCAGATCAACTAATATTTGATGGATTCTCATTACATGTGTCTAGCGGCACTACAATGGCTATAGTTGGGGAGAGTGGAAGTGGCAAGTCAACTGTCATAAGTCTTGTAGAGAGGTTCTATGATCCACAGGCTGGTGAGGTTTTAATTGATGGCATTAACATTAAGAGTTTGCGGCTTGATTGGATAAGAGGGAAGATCGGTCTTGTTAACCAAGAACCATTGCTCTTTATGACATCTATCAAAGATAACATATCATATGGCAAAGAGGATGCAACAATTGAAGAGATCAAAAGAGCAGCTGAGCTTGCTAATGCAGCAAATTTCATTGACAAATTGCCCAAC GGCTATGACACGATGGTTGGCCAACGTGGCGCTCAGCTCTCAGGGGGCCAAAAGCAAAGGATTGCTATTGCAAGAGCAATAATTAAAGACCCCAGAATTCTGTTGTTAGATGAGGCGACTAGTGCATTGGATGTTGAGTCAGAGAGGATTGTTCAGGAAGCACTGAATAGGATCATGGTGAATAGAACAACAATTGTGGTTGCACATCGTCTGAGTACTGTGAGGAATGCCGATTGCATATCAGTTGTTCAACAAGGGAAAATAGTTGAGCAAG GACCCCATGATGAATTGATAATGAACCCTGATGGTGCTTATTCTCAACTTATTCGTCTGCAAGAAAgccaagaagaagaggaacagaAATTAGAACGTTGCATGTCTGATAAAAGGTCTAAAAGTAGAAGCCTCTCACTGAAGCGATCGATAGGCAGAGGTTCTGCAGGAAACAGCAGTCGGCATTCTTCGACGGTCCCATTTGGTATGCCTGGTTCAGTTGAGTTGCTCGAAGACAATGATACAAACGGGGAGAATCAGAAAGAGCAGGCTGATGATAGTGAGGCCCCAAAGAAAGCTCCTATGGGACGGCTTGCTGCTCTAAACAAGCCAGAGGTACCGATTCTTTTGTTAGGAGCACTAGCTGCTGGAGTGCATGGAGTGCTTTTTCCAATGTTTGGGCTATTGATCTCCAATGCCATCAAAACTTTCTATGAGCCGCCTGACAAACTAAGAAAGGATTCAAGCTTTTGGGGTTTGATGTGTGTTGTGCTGGGTATTGTATCGATAATATCAGTACCAGTGGAGTTTTTCTTGTTTGGTGTCGCAGGGGGGAAGCTTATCGAGCGTATTCGTGCCTTGTCATTTCGGAGCATTGTGCACCAAGAAGTTGCTTGGTTTGATGATCCCAAAAACTCCAG TGGAGCACTTGGTGCAAAGTTGTCAGTTGATGCTCTGAATGTCCGAAGATTAGTGGGTGATAACTTGGCCTTGTTAGCTCAGGTCACCTCATCGCTAATCACTGGATTGGTCATTGCTTTTGTGGCAGACTGGAAGCTCACATTGATCATCCTTTGTGCAATGCCACTATCGGGTGCTCAAGGATATGCACAAGTTAAGTTTTTGAAGGGCTTCAGTCAAGATGCCAAG ATGCTGTATGAAGATGCAAGTCAAGTGGCCACTGATGCTATCAGTAGTATCAGGACTGTAGCTTCTTTCTGTGCTGAGAAAAGAGTCATGGCAATCTATGATCATAAATGTGAAGCTTCAAAGAATCAAGGGGTCAGAACAGGAATGGTTGGTGGCCTTGGTTTTGGTTTCTCATTCATGATGATGTACCTTACATATGGCCTTTGTTTCTATGTTGGAGGGCAATTCGTGCGTCATAACAAATCTACTTTTGCAGACGTTTTCAAG GTTTTCTTTGCACTGATGCTGGCAACAATTGGCATATCTCAAACAAGTGCATTGGCTTCTGATTCTACAAAGGCGAAGGATTCATCTGTCTCCATATTTGCTTTATTGGACCGAAAGTCGAAAGTTGACTCAAGCAGTGACGAAGGTTTGACATTAGACGAGGTCAAGGGTGACATCGACTTCAGACATGTTAGCTTCAAGTATCCAAGCCGTCCAGATGTTCAAATCTTCAGTGATTTTACCCTACACATACCCTCCGGGAAG ACTGTTGCACTTGTGGGAGAGAGTGGCAGTGGAAAATCAACAGTAATTTCTTTGCTGGAACGATTCTACAATCCTGACTCTGGTACCATCTCACTAGATGGGGTAGAAATCAAGAGCCTAAAGGTCGATTGGCTAAGGGACCAAATAGGGCTGGTGGGCCAAGAGCCTGTGCTCTTCAACGACACAATCCGCGCCAACATAGCATATGGGAAGCACGGGGAGGTCACTGAGGAGGAGCTCCTGAAGGTCGCAAAGGCAGCCAATGCGCATGAGTTCATATCAAGCCTTCCCCAGGGGTATGACACCACTGTTGGAGAGAGGGGGGTTCAGCTATCTGGTGGCCAGAAGCAGCGGGTGGCCATCGCAAGGGCCATACTAAAAGATCCAaagattcttcttcttgatgaggcAACGAGCGCCTTGGATGCTGAGTCTGAGCGAATTGTGCAAGATGCCTTGGACAATGTCATGGTTGGCAGGACCACAGTTATTGTGGCACACCGCCTCTCGACGATCAAAAGTGCTGATATTATTGCAGTTCTCAAGGATGGCGTGATTGTGGAGAAAGGAAGACATGAGACGCTGATGAACATCAAAGATGGATTCTACGCTTCGCTAGTTGAACTTCGTTCAGCTTCGTCATAG